A genomic segment from Plasmodium sp. gorilla clade G2 genome assembly, chromosome: 3 encodes:
- a CDS encoding HAD superfamily protein, putative, protein MWGKIVSSVSNALDFNQATLSGCIDIICIESEIENKLKNDKIEVIYKSTPFHVRFGKTKLLRSKEKIVSILVNGKSTNLHMKLGSAGEAYFVEKTYEDVEEDLETSPLSSPRNEYYYFYDDHHIDSCSIDDSLNNFKSDEDDSDKVFLLNTAQERKKSTDKHAKTERNKSKKHKDSKEEHKKNNSFIKKERLTEENAHDKKNHGIDQHSDDDDEDEDDDDIIDRNIKQFNLTDKRREEFDDQNINSEWSWSWGRLPHLKTHDAVSDNNNSINSSVNKKKHKNKIKTKTYYKKSESVNEHATNKDDPIYIPKRNLSESHVRKTGKKKKLIKDRSYDAHNNGKKKSVHNNTNMSHKEKKKENTHHSSKETNANKTHPNNHDQIKETLKKDRKFSDPTGLSQVKPCNEQKRKTIAYISNQKIKNEGNNNLSIKDQDGQAIKESNTNMNIKINKLKEKETQIEKKEANGDRKGSILENMLKNSNHIRKHSKNINKYADNRRLSDNKLIDVESKVKEVENEIDKEKEKEKEKAKEKVKEIMIEKVREKEKEREKLKELEKEKEKLYKKESIKSNEKDYTKDNTKEDTKDNRKDNTKDHTNDQTKDITKDITKDITKDITNDITKDNINEHNKKQLKKGIDKKHSSSLDNYTHKEIDSNDDNNNNNNLNQSKGDQDAIFDDDIQNRIECSLCGHLLLNQNIDNEQNDYNIEIHNKNIFEANIVTYDQIDKNSNLWYHPSLVFRFDKKDPYYPSRVALPLLASWVVFNQPLSILAVEKLLNSSLTLSEVKDKSWRNWFGVSSAEYDNTTNNKSTNKDTKTNNQIEDKKKKKEQGDKNNVLERKDSKDSKSKRDTLHSLHNQSELSKRSSVRRSQDRIRVRYRKSLRPTSEQLQSLNLKEGANTITFLVTSSLQGTKSITGNIYLWKKNAKIVISDVDGTITRSTVLGHIMPIVGKDWSHVGVSQLFNKINKNGYHILYLTARAIGQADSTREYLFRLKKNDNNKLPDGPLILSPDRLFPSFKREVIDKKPYIFKIAALRDIRNLFPLNHNPFYAAFGNTESDHRAYISVGVPEAKVFIIDNRGIVHHVNSTYAKTYETMSEITEHMFPCIKNDKKREDDDQYNSFQYWKINSLSFYEKYMNVSDSS, encoded by the exons at GTGGGGAAAAATTGTTAGTAGTGTCTCCAATGCTCTAGATTTCAATCAAGCAACCCTTAGTGGCTGTATagatattatttgtatcgaatcagaaatagaaaataaattaaaaaatgacaaGATAGAAGTTATATACAAATCTACTCCTTTTCATGTACGTTTCGGGAAAACGAAATTATTACGATCgaaagaaaaaattgtaAGCATTTTAGTAAATGGGAAAAGCACTAATTTACATATGAAATTAGGAAGTGCAGGAGAAGCATATTTTGTTGAAAAAACATATGAAGATGTTGAAGAAGATCTAGAAACTTCCCCTTTGTCCTCCCCACgtaatgaatattattatttttatgatgacCATCATATTGATAGCTGTAGTATTGATGATTCACTTAATAATTTCAAAAGTGATGAAGATGACTCAGATAAAGTTTTTCTTCTAAATACTGCtcaagaaagaaaaaaatcaaCAGATAAACATGCAAAAAcagaaagaaataaaagtaaGAAACATAAAGATTCCAAAGaagaacataaaaaaaataattcattcataaaaaaagaaagactAACCGAAGAAAATGCtcatgataaaaaaaatcatgGAATTGATCAACAtagtgatgatgatgatgaagatgaagacGACGATGATATTATTGATCGTAATATCAAACAATTTAATCTTACTGATAAAAGAAGAGAAGAATTTGAcgatcaaaatataaattctgAATGGTCTTGGTCATGGGGAAGATTACCACATTTAAAAACACATGATGCCGTTTCagacaataataattctatCAATTCTtctgttaataaaaaaaaacataaaaataaaattaaaacaaaaacatattataaaaaaagcgAATCAGTTAATGAACATGCTACCAATAAAGATGATCCAATATATATTCCCAAAAGAAATCTTAGTGAATCACATGTTAGAAAaacaggaaaaaaaaaaaaattaatcaaAGACAGAAGTTATGATGCACACAATaatgggaaaaaaaaaagcgtACATAATAATACCAACATGTCacacaaagaaaaaaaaaaagaaaatacacATCATTCTTCAAAAGAAACTAATGCAAATAAAACACATCCAAATAATCATGATCAAATTAAAGAAACTTTAAAAAAGGATAGAAAATTTAGTGACCCTACAGGTCTTAGTCAAGTTAAACCATGTaatgaacaaaaaagaaaaactatTGCATATATAAgtaatcaaaaaataaaaaatgaaggtAACAATAATCTATCAATAAAAGATCAAGATGGACAAGCAATCAAAGAATCTAATACAAATatgaacataaaaattaataaactaaaagaaaaagaaactCAAATAGAAAAGAAAGAAGCGAATGGAGATAGAAAAGGAAGTATATTAgaaaatatgttaaaaaatagTAATCATATTAGAAAACAttctaaaaatattaataaatatgctGATAATAGAAGACTATCCGATAATAAGCTCATAGATGTAGAAAGTAAAGTTAAAGAAGTTGAAAATGAAATAGACAAAGagaaagaaaaggaaaaagaaaaagcaaAGGAAAAGGTTAAAGAAATTATGATAGAAAAAGTacgagaaaaagaaaaagaaagagagaaattaaaagaactggaaaaagaaaaagaaaagttaTATAAGAAAGAAAGTATTAAATCTAATGAAAAGGATTATACCAAAGATAATACAAAAGAGGATACAAAGGATAATAGGAAAGATAATACAAAGGATCATACAAATGATCAAACAAAAGATATCACAAAAGATATCACAAAAGATATTACAAAAGATATTACAAATGATATTacaaaagataatataaatgaacataacaaaaaacaattaaaaaaaggaatagaTAAAAAACATAGCTCATCATTAGACAATTATACACATAAAGAAATAGATTCAAATGacgataataataataataataacctAAATCAATCGAAAGGAGATCAAGACGCTATTTTTGATGATGATATTCAAAATAGAATAGAATGTAGCCTGTGTGGTCatcttttattaaatcaaaatattgataacgaacaaaatgattataatatagaaatacaTAACAAGAATATTTTTGAAGCTAATATTGTTACTTATGATCAAATAGATAAAAATTCTAATTTATGGTATCATCCATCACTTGTATTTAGatttgataaaaaagatCCTTATTATCCCTCCAGAGTTGCTTTACCTTTATTAGCATCTTGGGTTGTATTCAATCAACCCTTATCTATTTTGGCTGTGGAAAAATTACTAAATTCATCCTTAACCCTTTCTGAGGTAAAGGATAAAAGCTGGAGAAATTGGTTTGGTGTCTCAAGTGCAgaatatgataatacaacaaataataaaagtacaAATAAAGAtacaaaaacaaataatcaaatagaagataaaaaaaaaaaaaaagaacaaggtgataaaaataatgttttaGAAAGAAAAGATTCCAAGGATTCTAAAAGTAAAAGGGATACATTACATTCATTACATAATCAAAGTGAATTAAGTAAAAGAAGTAGTGTTAGACGTAGTCAAGATAGAATTAGAGTAAGATATCGTAAATCATTAAGACCAACATCTGAACAATTACAgtcattaaatttaaaagaagGTGCTAATACAATTACATTTCTAGTTACATCCTCTTTACAAGGTACCAAAAGTATAACAGGAAATATTTActtatggaaaaaaaatgCAAAAATTGTTATATCAGATGTAGATGGTACTATAACTAGATCAACAGTATTAGGACATATTATGCCTATTGTAGGTAAAGATTGGTCACATGTAGGTGTTTCTCAACTATTCaacaaaattaataaaaatggatatcatattttatatctaaCAGCTAGAGCTATAGGACAAGCAGATTCAACTAGAGAATATTTATTCagactaaaaaaaaatgataataataaattaccaGATGGCCCTTTAATATTAAGCCCAGACAGACTTTTTCCTTCATTCAAAAGAGAAGTTATTGATAAAAAACcttacatttttaaaatagcAGCATTAAGGGATATAAGAAATCTATTCCCCCTCAATCACAATCCATTCTATGCAGCTTTTGGAAATACCGAAAgt gaTCATAGAGCTTATATATCAGTTGGAGTACCAGAGGCAAAAGTTTTCATTATTGATAATAGAGGAATTGTCCACCACGTTAATTCGACATATGCTAAAAC TTATGAAACTATGAGTGAAATAACAGAACATATGTTTCCttgtattaaaaatgataaaaagagAGAGGATGATGAtcaa TATAATTCATTTCAATATTGGAAAATCAATAGCTTATCCTTTTATGAAAAGTACATGAATGTTAGCGACAGTAGCTAA
- a CDS encoding DNA-directed RNA polymerase subunit I, putative — MDGFNDNYLNEDDDFMGDEFGQGIDSDDGENYENDIDIITDHQIKKDNKSDYENSEANEDNIRITSPYLTKYEKARIIGTRALQISLNAPLTIPIETSNDMINSKNEYDNYLNNDPLVIAEKELYNKSIPFILRRYLPNGSYEDWRLDELIID; from the exons a tgGATGGCtttaatgataattatttaaatgaggATGATGATTTTATGGGAGATGAATTTGGTCAAGGTATTGATAGTGATGACGgtgaaaattatgaaaatgatatTGATATAATAACAGACCATCAAATAAAGAAAGACAATAAATCAGATTATGAGAATTCCGAGGctaatgaagataatattaGAATAACTAGTCCATATTTAACTAAATATGAGAAGGCTAGAATTATAGGTACTAGAGCTTTACAAATAAGTTTGAATGCACCCTTAACCATACCTATAGAAACATCAAATGATATGATAAAtagtaaaaatgaatatgataattatttaaataatgatcCTTTAGTTATAGctgaaaaagaattatataataaatccaTTCCATTTATTTTAAGAAGATATTTGCCTAATGGAAGTTATGAAGATTGGAGATTAGATGAACTTATAATTGATTGA